Genomic window (Chthonomonas sp.):
TTGTGTGGGCGGCCAAGGGTCCGCTCAGCGAAATCAAGGCCGACAAAAAATGGCTGGGTTGGTCGGTATTTTGGGGATTGCTCCTGCTGGGAATGTGGATCCTCATCGAAGAGCGTGTGAGCTACGGCCGCGTCGGCGAGCGCTCAAGCTTCAATCCGTTCACCGAAATGGCGAATCCCGCGTTCGCCTACGTGTTCATCACCTTCCGCATGATCGGCCTCGCCCTGGTGGTGCCTATCATGGAAGAGATTTTCTGGCGTTCATTTGCCTTGCGCTACGCCACCGACAAGGACTTCAGCAACATTCCGGTGGGCGTGTTCAGTTGGGGCGCGTTTGCCATTGTCAATGCGGTGTTCGGCTTCTCGCACCCCGAGTGGCTGCCGGCGGTCCTGTACTCCGCGTTCTGCGGTCTGTATCTTAACTGGACCAAGAGCCTGTGGGCGTGCGTGGTGGTTCACTTGGTGACCAACCTTGGCCTCGGCATCTTCATCCTCGCCAACAGCGCCTGGAAGTATTGGTAAGCCCAGTTGGTTTAGATCACAAAATCGCCCTCGGCTCTGGTGAGTCGAGGGCGATTTTTTGTTGGACG
Coding sequences:
- a CDS encoding CAAX prenyl protease-related protein; protein product: MLTKLFQKYNWLPYVLPMAVFMILTQLEGNFKEAYPAIYIAKVIAVGFLVWAAKGPLSEIKADKKWLGWSVFWGLLLLGMWILIEERVSYGRVGERSSFNPFTEMANPAFAYVFITFRMIGLALVVPIMEEIFWRSFALRYATDKDFSNIPVGVFSWGAFAIVNAVFGFSHPEWLPAVLYSAFCGLYLNWTKSLWACVVVHLVTNLGLGIFILANSAWKYW